The following proteins are encoded in a genomic region of Nitrospirota bacterium:
- a CDS encoding metal-dependent transcriptional regulator, producing MDKERIDEALELIWVLHEDGHEDLNRFRLSSEDDEVDALIQSLKKEGLIAVEEDRVRFSEEGRTMAKGLIRRLRLAERLFTDVFEMREDTVIADACKMEHILSQELTDSVCTFLGHPQTCPHGKPIPRGECCKKYRIEVEPVVTRLSDFEVGSKGRITFIVPTKSSRLSKLNSLGIAAGSVLRLLQRNPSYVIQVDETTVAIDPEIAKEIYVKKAL from the coding sequence ATGGACAAGGAAAGAATAGATGAGGCTCTTGAGCTGATTTGGGTCCTTCACGAGGACGGGCATGAGGATCTGAACCGTTTCAGGCTGAGTTCAGAGGATGACGAAGTTGACGCGCTCATTCAATCCCTGAAAAAAGAAGGCCTTATTGCAGTAGAGGAAGACCGTGTCCGGTTCAGTGAAGAAGGCCGCACTATGGCGAAAGGCTTGATACGAAGACTGCGCCTTGCGGAACGTCTCTTTACCGATGTCTTCGAAATGCGGGAAGATACTGTCATAGCCGATGCGTGCAAAATGGAACATATCCTGAGCCAGGAACTTACAGACAGTGTCTGCACATTCCTGGGACATCCCCAGACCTGTCCCCATGGAAAGCCTATTCCGAGGGGGGAGTGCTGCAAGAAATACCGCATTGAAGTGGAACCGGTAGTCACCAGGTTATCTGATTTCGAAGTCGGCTCAAAGGGCAGAATCACCTTTATCGTGCCGACAAAGTCTTCGCGGTTGAGCAAACTGAACTCACTGGGAATCGCTGCCGGCAGTGTGCTCAGGCTTCTCCAGCGAAATCCCTCCTATGTGATTCAGGTGGATGAAACAACAGTGGCCATTGATCCGGAGATCGCAAAAGAGATATACGTCAAAAAGGCCCTTTAG
- a CDS encoding ABC transporter ATP-binding protein yields MSHHIVDLIDVCFSYPDGTEALKGVSFRILHGEAVGIAGANGMGKTTLLLNMSGQLIPVKGTISIGEVTLSKQTKQEIRKKVGVVFQRTDDQLFMPTVYEDVAFGPINLGLSGPKVDERVKSALDMVGCYHLKSRPPHRLSEGQKRSVAIATVMAMDPDILIMDEPASNLDPKSRRQLIELLKGFGHTKIIASHDLDLILDVCERCIIIRDGKVVADGRSEEILLNEDLLQENSLELPLSRQHRSTKGPF; encoded by the coding sequence AAGGGGTATCGTTCAGGATACTCCACGGAGAAGCTGTCGGGATTGCCGGCGCAAACGGTATGGGCAAGACAACACTTCTCCTGAACATGAGCGGACAGCTTATTCCCGTGAAGGGAACGATATCGATAGGGGAAGTGACACTCAGCAAGCAGACGAAGCAGGAAATAAGGAAAAAAGTCGGGGTGGTTTTTCAGAGGACCGACGACCAGCTTTTTATGCCGACAGTCTACGAGGATGTTGCATTTGGCCCGATTAACCTGGGATTAAGCGGGCCAAAAGTCGATGAGCGGGTGAAAAGCGCGCTTGACATGGTAGGGTGTTATCATCTCAAAAGCAGGCCACCGCACAGGCTTTCGGAAGGCCAGAAGAGATCGGTCGCAATAGCAACGGTTATGGCGATGGACCCTGATATCCTCATCATGGACGAACCGGCATCGAACCTTGATCCGAAATCGAGAAGACAGCTTATCGAGCTTCTGAAAGGTTTCGGGCATACCAAAATCATCGCATCTCATGACCTTGACTTAATACTCGATGTCTGCGAAAGATGCATTATTATCAGGGACGGAAAGGTTGTCGCAGACGGACGTTCGGAAGAGATACTCCTGAATGAGGATTTGCTGCAGGAAAACAGCCTTGAACTGCCCCTTTCAAGGCAGCACAGAAGTACTAAAGGGCCTTTTTGA